The sequence TAACTGGCCATTTTGCCTTTTTTATAGAAGCTTTTGATCGCTTTCAATTCTGGGAAGGGATTATCTATCTGTATTATATCTTTTTCTTTTTACTCGGCGCATTCTGTTCCAATCTCCTGATTGAATGGCTTATCAGGACAGCCAGAAAATATGCTTTTACGTTACCTGTATTTTTGGAAATACTTTTACTTACAGGGACAGGCTTACTGATGCCTATGTTCCTGAAAAAAAATACTGACGCCATTGCTTTTTTGCTGCTTTTTTCTATGGGATTGCAAAATGCCATGGTTACCAAAATTTCGGCAGCTAATATTAGAACAACCCACTTAACCGGACTATTTACCGACCTTGGAATTGAGCTTTCCCAATGGTTTTTTTATCATAGTATTGAACAGAAAAAGAAACTGGCCCGATCCATTCAACTGCGATTCACCATCATTCTTTTTTTCTTTGCGGGAGGAGTATTGGCAGGACTTGTTTACAATCGGTTACAGGGACTAACTTTATTACTGGCTGCATGTATATTACTGGTTGGTTTACTTTGGAACAGCATTAAAAAACTTTTTCATGATCACTGAACAACTTCGCAATGAGTTTCTGGTTCGAAAAGACCTGACTTTTTTAAACTTCGGATCCTTTGGCGCTTGCCCTAAGCCCATTTTTGACCGTTATCAGCAATACCAGCTAGAACTAGAACAGGAACCTGTATTGTTTATTGTAAAAACAGGACTGGAATATCTGCAACAGTCGAGAGAAGCGCTGGCCGCATTTGTAAATTGCCATGCAGATGATCTGGTTTATCTGGTTAATCCTTCTCATGCCGTTAACCTTGTGGCAAAAAATTTCCCCTTAAAAGCAGGTGATGAAGTGGTAACGACCAATCTGGAATATGGTGCCTGCGACAGAACCTGGGAATACTATTGTGCGCAAGCAGGAGCCCATTATAAACGACAGCCTATCTCTTTACCCTTAACCACGAAAGAAACTTTTGTAGAAGAATTTTTTAAGGGCATAACCAATAGAACCCGTCTGATTTTTATTAGTCATATCACTAGTTCAACTGGTCTAAGATTCCCCATTGAAGCCATTTGTGCCAAAGCAAAAGAAATGGGCATTCCTACTTTTATTGACGGGGCACATGGACCTGCTCAGGCACCGGTAAACCTGAAGGAATTGGGTGCAGATATGTATACAGGAGCTTGTCATAAATGGATGATGACACCAAAAGGCAGTACGTTCCTGTATGTAAGCAAAGCCTTTCAACGGTTATTGGATCCATTGGTAATCAGCTGGGGATTCAATAGCACTACCCCCTCTCATTCCTCCTTTTTAGATTATCATCAGACGCAAGGTACCAGAGATTTCTCTGCTTTTCTTTGCATTCCCAAAGCCATTGAATTTATGCAGCAGCACAATTGGCACAATGTAGCATTGGAATGCAGACAAATGGTTCATTCCAATGCTGAGCGATTTTGTGATTTGGTCAATAGCAAACCACTTGCACCGGTAAACAAAGATTTTATTCTTCAATTATTCAGTATCCCCATTCGCACCCAGGAACCAACGGCTTTAAAAAATGTATTGTTCAATGAATACAAAATTGAAATACCTGTAATGCCGCATGGAGATGAAGTTTACTTGAGATATTCTATTCAGGCATTCAATACACAGGCCGATTTGGACACTTTATACAATGCAGTGGAAGACATTATTAAAACCACCGATTTAATTAGCGTAAATTAAAGGGTACTGATGTAAAGATCTTCTACTTTTTTGCGAGCCCAAGGAGTCTTACGCAAAAAAGTAAGTGAAGATTTAATACTGGGATTGTTTTTAAAACAATTGATTTGAATGAGGCGAGCAAGATCCTCCCAGCCAAAATGTTGCACGAGATAATTCAAGATCCACTCCAGGGTTTTACCATGGAGTGGATCTTTGGAAACAAAGTTTTCAGACATGCTGCAATTTAATTATAATGTCTGGAAGGTCGGCCTCCATTTTCGTTTCCATTGCCATTTCTATTTCCATTACCATTACTTCTGCCCCTTCCATTGCCGTTACCATTGGATTCCCTGCTACCTCTTCCGGGTGGTTCTTGCCTGATTTCTCTACTTCTTCCCCCATTATTTCCTGGCCTTACATTGCCAGGCATAGGACGTGTTGATGAACTTGGTCGCATATGAACGGGCACCCTGTTTCTCGAAACCCCGTAACCTATCTCAAATGATTGAGGTCGAGAATAGGTGGTTTTATAATAGCCTTTTTTGTACCGATCAACATATACTACCGATCTAGATCTCCACCCATTGTTACCATAATGCCAATTGTACCAACTGGGATTTCTATACACATGGGTTCTATGGTAAAATCCAAAATAAATATTGAAATAGTTGTAATGGAATCCCGCATACCAATGCCATGAATAAGGTCTCCATGGTCTCCACCAAGATGGGTATCGATTCCAGCCCCAGTTGGATACCCATGGACGATATGTGGGCACATAAATATATTTTACAATTGGCCAATTGGCTACTTGCACATAACTGATTGTGTTACGGGTAGCCGGAATATATTCATCTTCATACTCAAATTGAAATGCAGGATTGGGGGTACCTTCCCTATTCCTTTGCAATTGATAATCTTCATTATAATTAGGCTCAATTATGTAATCCTTTCCATACAAATCTTCATCTCCAATAACCTGTACAAACACATTTTGCTGATTATCCTTGGCAACAACAAAGACGGCAATATCTTGTTCTTCTTGGTTTCCCAATCCTACTTGAAGTGTTATACTATGCACATCATCGCGAACCCGGTCTGTAACCCGTATATAATCAATCCGGTCGTCCCCATCTAAATCCAGGTTATTAATTTTTTGATCGGGATCGTTAATATTTCTTTCAAATACTTCTAAAGTTCTAGATTCCTGAAACAGTTTCAATGCCGCATATAAATTAAAATTGTCCCCAGGCAAACCAAGTGACTTTGGCGCTTTAGACTGTGCCTGCAACTGTAATGCACTGGCAAAGAATAAGGCCATCGAGATTGCAGTTTTTTTCATATTCAATTATTTTAATGAGAATAAAACAAATTACATGCCAGTTAGATGGCAGTATTCTAATTTTGGCATTTATTTGCGTTTCATGAATCTACAAATCGCTTCACTGAATTCCGGCTCTAATGGCAATTGTTACTATATAGGCAACAAAGAAGATGCAATATTGATAGACGTTGGCCTCTCGCTTAGAGAAACAGAAATCAGAATGAAACAACTGGATTTATCCTTACAAAAAGTAAGAGCCATTTTTATTTCTCACGAGCATACTGACCATATTAGAGGTCTTTCTACGGTTGCCAATAAATATAAAATCCCCATTTACATCACTCTGGAAACGGCAAAAGGCGGGCCTAAACTGATTCGACATTTATCTAAAACTTTTATAGCAAATCAGCCCATTTATGTGGGCCAGCAAAATACTACAGACAACCAAATGATGGTCACTCCTTTTCGCAAGGAACATGATGCGGCCGATCCACATAGTTTTGTAGTAAGTTATCAGGGTATACATATTGGCGTCATTACCGATATTGGTGTTGCTTGTAACAGGGTCTCACATTATTTTCAACAATGCCATGCTGCTTTTCTAGAATCTAATTATGATGAAGAAATGCTACGTAAAGGTCGCTATTCACAGCCCTTAAGAGATAGAATCTCCAATGGTCTTGGACATATCTCCAATAAACAAGCATTGGATTTGTTCCGCAATTATAGACCCAGAAACATGAGCCATTTACTGCTCTCGCATTTGTCAAAAGAGAACAATCATCCAGAGTTGGCTTTACAAACTTTCCTTCCACATGCAAATGAAACAGAAGTGTTAATTGCATCCAGATATGGTCCTAGTCCTGTCATTACCATCAATCCAGAAGTTAGATATTCGCTTGAACATTTAAAAGCCATCGTACCTAAACTAAAAGCAACACAGGGCAGCTTGTTTGATTAGAATATCCTTACATTTAAGGAACAATTATATATCATGAAAAAGTTCCTTTTACCCATTTTCTTTTTTTCTATAACTATACAGCTTTTTGCACAAGAAAAAAGTCCATATACTTTATTTGATGCGAATGGGAAAAAAGTGTCTTATGCAAAAATGATTCGCCAATTAAAAGATAAGGACATTGTATTATTCGGTGAATACCACAACAATGCCATTGCGCATTGGCTTCAACTGTCTGTAACCAAAGACTTACATAGTGAAAGACAAATGGTACTGGGCGCTGAAATGTTTGAGGCAGATAACCAAGAACCTCTAAATCAATACTTGGCTGGCAAACTCAGTGCAAAAGGGTTAGACTCCAATGCCAGGCTCTGGAAAAATTATCCTACCGACTATGCGCCATTGGTGAACTATGCAAAAGCGAATGCTATTCCCTTTATAGCTACGAATATTCCTAGAAAATATGCAGCACTGGTAAACAAGGGCGGATTCACAAAATTGGACAGTCTTTCAGAAGAAGAAAAAAAATGGATAGCACCTTTACCTATGCCCTATGATGCTAACTTACCCGGTTATGTAAACATGATGAAAATGATGGGAGTGCATGCAACAGAAAATATGCCCAAAGCGCAAGCCAGTAAAGATGCAACTATGGCCCATTTCATTCTGCAAAACCTCAGACCTGGTGGAATGTTTTTACATTACAACGGCGCCTATCATTCAGATAATTATGATGGCATCAATTGGTATCTGAAACAACAAAAACCTGATCTTAAAATCGGCACTATCTCTACGGTAAGTCAGGCCAATATAAAAAGTCTGCTTGCCGAGAACAAAGGCAAAGCAGACTTTATTATTTGTGTAGATACAGATATGACCAATACTTACTAAGGGTATAAAAGATATTTCTTACGCATGGTTTTATATTCAGACAAACCAGGCTCCCAGCTAGCATAAATTTCTTCAACAGATTTGCCCTCGGCTACCTGTTTTCTGAATACATCGTTTCCAATCAATTTATTGATATCCCCAATTTGATTGCTCTGAGATCGATCAAAGAATTTATCCTTTTCAGGGAACTTGTTGTACAAATCAATCATCCACTGAATCTGGATCCTGTTCTTCTTTTTTAATTCAGCAATATCTACCTTACGCAAATCAATGCCATAACATACTTTATCCATGTGCAGCGGCGTCTCTGCCATTCCTTTAATGGAAACAGGAGTGAATGAGAAATCATAAATTCCCTTATACAACGGACTACCAAAAATGGTAAATGGATACTGAGTTCCTCTTCCATGATTCAATACTGTTCCCTCAAACAAACAAGTTGTTGGATACAGCATGATGCTTTGCTGCGTATTCAAATTGGGAGAAGGCTTTACCGGCAATACATAATCCATATCGTGTGCATAGTTGGCCACTTTAATAATTTTTAGCTTGGCCTGCATCTTATTGGGTAACCATCCCTCACCATTAATCATCTGCGCAAATTCTGCGATGGTCATTCCGTGTGCTATAGGAATAGGGAACATACCAATACCCGATTTAAATTTCATATCCAGAATAGGACCATCTACCAGGTATCCGTTGGGATTGGGTCTGTCTAATATCAGCAGCTCTTTTCCATTTTCTGCACAGGCTTCCATGATATGGCTGAGAACATTGATATAAGTGTAAAAACGACATCCTACATCCTGAATATCAAAAATCATTAGATCTACATCGGCCATGTCTTCTTTGGAAGGCTTGCGTTTTGGGCCATATAGTGATACCACTTTTACTCCGGTAGCAGGGTCTACTTCATCGGCAACTTTAATTCCTGCACTGGCATTGCCTCTGAATCCATGCTCGGGACCAAATACTTTTACAATATTAACCCCGCGCTTCAGCATGCTATCAACAAAATGCTTATCTCCGACAATGGTAGTTGGGTTTGCCAATAGTGCTACCCTCTTTCCTTTTAAATAACTAATATACTTATCAGTTTGATCAGCACCTGTTTTAATCGGCTGATTTTTATAAGTAGTAGTTACACGCGATTGACCGTCAGGCATGAAATTGCCAGCATCCGCTTTATTGCCTCCATTTTTATCCGCAATAAAAGCAGAGCCCAGCAAGCCAAATCCCATCAGTAACCCAAAATATTTTTTCATCATTTACTTATTTGTTATTCATTAATTATCATATCCACCTGCACGCTTGGCCTTGGTTTGAGTTGGCCAGGTCTGAGGGCCACGAGGCCCAGCAGGTAGTTCTGCCTTTTCGGTTGGCATACGCTCCGGATCTTCACAAGCCATGTAAACGAGAATAGCAGTAAGAATTGCATTGTGCTTTACATCATCAAAAACAATTTTGTCGTAGGTATCCCGATTGGTATGCCAAGTGTAGTTACCGTATGACCAACCCAATGCACCCAAAGAAAATGCAGGCGCACCTACTGCAATAAAGGAAGCATTGTCCGAACCACCTCCGGCAGGAGAACCAGGAAAACTAGTTCTAACTGTATCTCTGATATAAGACGGAGCAGCAGCTAACCAACGGGTAATAAAATCTTTGGAATATTTAAATCCTGCACCGCCCAAATTCACTACGCGACCGGTTCCATTGTCCTGATTAAACAGGGCCTGTAAATTTTGAACCACTTCCGGATGATCTTCTACAAATGCACGCGAGCCATTTAATCCCTGTTCTTCTGAACCCCAGTGGCCTACCAGAATCGTTCTCTTTGGATTGGGATAAACCGCTTTCAGAATTCGCATGGCTTCCATCATTACCAAAGTACCTGTTCCATTATCTGTAGCACCGGTTCCTCCATCCCATGAATCAAAATGGGCAGACAACATTACATACTCATTCGGCTTTTCAGTTCCTTTGATTTCAGCAAGGGTATTGAAAGTGGGAACAACTCCTAATTCTTTAGATTGAGCAAAAACGTTCAGTTTAGGAGCCTGCCCTGATTCTGTTAAGCGATACAACAAAGCATAATCTTCCAAAGCAATATCAAGGGTTGGTACTTTCTTTGTATTGGCCGCAAAAATTTTGTTTACGCCAAAACCATTGCTCCATAAGCTTCCTATCACTCCTGCTGCTCCTGCATTTTCCAGCGCCTGCGCTAATTTTGCCGCACTTAATCCTGTTTTGCTGATGCGCTTTCTCCAGGCCTCCGTTGCTTCAGTTCGCTCTTTGCGTATTTTATCGATGGATGCTTTGGTACCAAATTCGTTCCAGTTATAATCGGGTCTTCCTGTGGGTTGAGGCATAGCAATCAACACATATTTCCCTTTTACATTCGGCAACCATGCCTGAAAAGCCA is a genomic window of Sediminibacterium sp. TEGAF015 containing:
- a CDS encoding YoaK family protein, with the translated sequence MFRHPIGKENLFANLAVASILSTVAGMVNVVGFLAIQKLTTNVTGHFAFFIEAFDRFQFWEGIIYLYYIFFFLLGAFCSNLLIEWLIRTARKYAFTLPVFLEILLLTGTGLLMPMFLKKNTDAIAFLLLFSMGLQNAMVTKISAANIRTTHLTGLFTDLGIELSQWFFYHSIEQKKKLARSIQLRFTIILFFFAGGVLAGLVYNRLQGLTLLLAACILLVGLLWNSIKKLFHDH
- a CDS encoding aminotransferase class V-fold PLP-dependent enzyme, which encodes MITEQLRNEFLVRKDLTFLNFGSFGACPKPIFDRYQQYQLELEQEPVLFIVKTGLEYLQQSREALAAFVNCHADDLVYLVNPSHAVNLVAKNFPLKAGDEVVTTNLEYGACDRTWEYYCAQAGAHYKRQPISLPLTTKETFVEEFFKGITNRTRLIFISHITSSTGLRFPIEAICAKAKEMGIPTFIDGAHGPAQAPVNLKELGADMYTGACHKWMMTPKGSTFLYVSKAFQRLLDPLVISWGFNSTTPSHSSFLDYHQTQGTRDFSAFLCIPKAIEFMQQHNWHNVALECRQMVHSNAERFCDLVNSKPLAPVNKDFILQLFSIPIRTQEPTALKNVLFNEYKIEIPVMPHGDEVYLRYSIQAFNTQADLDTLYNAVEDIIKTTDLISVN
- a CDS encoding VF530 family protein yields the protein MSENFVSKDPLHGKTLEWILNYLVQHFGWEDLARLIQINCFKNNPSIKSSLTFLRKTPWARKKVEDLYISTL
- a CDS encoding MBL fold metallo-hydrolase; translation: MNLQIASLNSGSNGNCYYIGNKEDAILIDVGLSLRETEIRMKQLDLSLQKVRAIFISHEHTDHIRGLSTVANKYKIPIYITLETAKGGPKLIRHLSKTFIANQPIYVGQQNTTDNQMMVTPFRKEHDAADPHSFVVSYQGIHIGVITDIGVACNRVSHYFQQCHAAFLESNYDEEMLRKGRYSQPLRDRISNGLGHISNKQALDLFRNYRPRNMSHLLLSHLSKENNHPELALQTFLPHANETEVLIASRYGPSPVITINPEVRYSLEHLKAIVPKLKATQGSLFD
- a CDS encoding ChaN family lipoprotein gives rise to the protein MKKFLLPIFFFSITIQLFAQEKSPYTLFDANGKKVSYAKMIRQLKDKDIVLFGEYHNNAIAHWLQLSVTKDLHSERQMVLGAEMFEADNQEPLNQYLAGKLSAKGLDSNARLWKNYPTDYAPLVNYAKANAIPFIATNIPRKYAALVNKGGFTKLDSLSEEEKKWIAPLPMPYDANLPGYVNMMKMMGVHATENMPKAQASKDATMAHFILQNLRPGGMFLHYNGAYHSDNYDGINWYLKQQKPDLKIGTISTVSQANIKSLLAENKGKADFIICVDTDMTNTY
- a CDS encoding exo-beta-N-acetylmuramidase NamZ family protein, whose amino-acid sequence is MKKYFGLLMGFGLLGSAFIADKNGGNKADAGNFMPDGQSRVTTTYKNQPIKTGADQTDKYISYLKGKRVALLANPTTIVGDKHFVDSMLKRGVNIVKVFGPEHGFRGNASAGIKVADEVDPATGVKVVSLYGPKRKPSKEDMADVDLMIFDIQDVGCRFYTYINVLSHIMEACAENGKELLILDRPNPNGYLVDGPILDMKFKSGIGMFPIPIAHGMTIAEFAQMINGEGWLPNKMQAKLKIIKVANYAHDMDYVLPVKPSPNLNTQQSIMLYPTTCLFEGTVLNHGRGTQYPFTIFGSPLYKGIYDFSFTPVSIKGMAETPLHMDKVCYGIDLRKVDIAELKKKNRIQIQWMIDLYNKFPEKDKFFDRSQSNQIGDINKLIGNDVFRKQVAEGKSVEEIYASWEPGLSEYKTMRKKYLLYP
- a CDS encoding M20/M25/M40 family metallo-hydrolase: MKNIPQTFHKKLGLLAVGLGFVTMPVMAQEQLNPTVAAIIKEANDNSQLKRLGHELMDGIGPRLVGSSKMQQASDWAIAQYKNWGIEAKRENYGTWRGWDRGITHIDMVAPWTKSLEGTQLAFSPSMKKPVTAETIILADVADSLAFQAWLPNVKGKYVLIAMPQPTGRPDYNWNEFGTKASIDKIRKERTEATEAWRKRISKTGLSAAKLAQALENAGAAGVIGSLWSNGFGVNKIFAANTKKVPTLDIALEDYALLYRLTESGQAPKLNVFAQSKELGVVPTFNTLAEIKGTEKPNEYVMLSAHFDSWDGGTGATDNGTGTLVMMEAMRILKAVYPNPKRTILVGHWGSEEQGLNGSRAFVEDHPEVVQNLQALFNQDNGTGRVVNLGGAGFKYSKDFITRWLAAAPSYIRDTVRTSFPGSPAGGGSDNASFIAVGAPAFSLGALGWSYGNYTWHTNRDTYDKIVFDDVKHNAILTAILVYMACEDPERMPTEKAELPAGPRGPQTWPTQTKAKRAGGYDN